In Streptomyces sp. 840.1, one DNA window encodes the following:
- the pepN gene encoding aminopeptidase N: MSVLMRDEAQTRAQFLDVQRYTIDLDLTAGEETFDSRTLIRFTARTDGDTFVEIKPATLRSISLDGQPLDPADLDGNRFPLTALTSGEHELRVDAAMRYSRTGEGMHRFTDPTDNETYVYTQLFMEDVQRVFAAFDQPDLKSVFALTVTAPEGWTVLGNGIARRADDGRWTLAPTPPISTYLVAVAAGPWHSVTTEHAGLPFGIHCRASLAPHLDADAEEILDITRACFDRFQEKFDEPYPFDSYDQAFVPEFNAGAMENPGLVTFRDEFVYRSAVTATERQTRGMVIAHEMAHMWFGDLVTLAWWDDIWLNESFAEYMGYQTLAEATPYTDTWVDFGVARKSWGYDADQRPSTHPVAPDPAAVPDTASAMLNFDGISYAKGASALRQLVAWLGEKDFLAGINAHFARHKFGNATLADFIDNLASATDHDVHAWADEWLRTTGVDTLTPHITEADTSWSLTVGHQGSRPHRIAVGTYDHAIDTQSGPDRLVLRDRFDVTVPQDDAPATRPGRRPALVVLNDSDLTYAKVRLDPDSWNTVLSSLSGIPDALTRAVVWNTARDMVRDGELDPATYIEAARTHLPHESDLALHQGVLTFANTQIAGRYLSPEDRPAALTALTALCRDLIRRTEDGSNPGLRLVAVRHLIDAATQPDAIQGWLTDGTVPGGPELDAELRWRVLTRLAVLGAVDETAIAAELDQDPSATGQEGAARCRAALPTPEAKAAAWQAMFTDDSLSNYLFIAVAQGFWQPEQAELVSAYVPRYYPEATQLAVRRGPAIAEAAGRYAFPAYAVDANSLHLGERALTDQALIPALRRKLTDQIDDLRRALAVREAH; this comes from the coding sequence ATGTCCGTACTGATGCGCGACGAAGCGCAGACCCGAGCCCAGTTCCTCGACGTACAGCGGTACACGATCGACCTCGATCTGACCGCGGGGGAGGAGACCTTCGACTCCCGTACCCTCATCCGGTTCACCGCCCGCACGGACGGCGACACCTTCGTCGAGATCAAGCCCGCCACCCTGCGCTCGATCAGCCTCGACGGGCAGCCGCTCGACCCCGCGGACCTCGACGGCAACCGCTTCCCGCTCACCGCCCTGACCAGCGGCGAACACGAACTCCGGGTCGACGCCGCGATGCGCTACTCCCGGACCGGCGAAGGCATGCACCGCTTCACCGACCCCACCGACAACGAGACCTACGTCTACACCCAGCTCTTCATGGAGGACGTCCAGCGCGTCTTCGCCGCGTTCGACCAGCCCGACCTCAAGTCCGTCTTCGCCCTCACCGTCACCGCCCCCGAAGGCTGGACCGTCCTCGGCAACGGCATCGCCCGGCGCGCCGACGACGGCCGCTGGACCCTCGCCCCCACCCCGCCGATCTCCACCTACCTCGTCGCCGTCGCCGCGGGTCCCTGGCACTCCGTGACCACCGAACACGCCGGACTGCCCTTCGGCATCCACTGCCGCGCCTCCCTCGCCCCCCACCTCGACGCCGACGCCGAGGAGATCCTCGACATCACCCGGGCCTGCTTCGACCGGTTCCAGGAGAAGTTCGACGAGCCCTACCCGTTCGACTCCTACGACCAGGCCTTCGTCCCCGAGTTCAACGCGGGCGCCATGGAGAACCCCGGCCTCGTCACCTTCCGCGACGAGTTCGTCTACCGCTCCGCCGTCACCGCCACCGAGCGCCAGACCCGCGGCATGGTCATCGCCCACGAGATGGCCCACATGTGGTTCGGCGACCTCGTCACCCTCGCCTGGTGGGACGACATCTGGCTCAACGAGTCCTTCGCCGAGTACATGGGCTACCAGACCCTCGCCGAAGCCACCCCCTACACCGACACCTGGGTCGACTTCGGCGTCGCCCGCAAGAGCTGGGGATACGACGCCGACCAGCGACCCTCCACCCACCCCGTGGCCCCCGACCCGGCCGCCGTCCCCGACACCGCCTCCGCGATGCTCAACTTCGACGGCATCTCCTACGCCAAGGGCGCCTCCGCCCTGCGCCAGCTCGTCGCCTGGCTCGGCGAGAAGGACTTCCTGGCCGGCATCAACGCCCACTTCGCCCGCCACAAGTTCGGCAACGCCACCCTGGCCGACTTCATCGACAACCTCGCCTCCGCCACCGACCACGACGTCCACGCCTGGGCCGACGAGTGGCTGCGCACCACCGGGGTCGACACCCTCACCCCGCACATCACCGAGGCCGACACCAGCTGGTCCCTCACCGTCGGCCACCAGGGCTCCCGCCCCCACCGCATCGCCGTCGGCACCTACGACCACGCCATCGACACCCAGTCCGGCCCCGACCGGCTCGTCCTGCGCGACCGCTTCGACGTCACCGTCCCCCAGGACGACGCACCCGCCACCCGGCCCGGCCGCCGCCCCGCCCTCGTCGTCCTCAACGACAGCGACCTCACCTACGCCAAGGTCCGCCTCGACCCGGACTCCTGGAACACCGTCCTGAGCAGCCTCTCCGGCATCCCCGACGCGCTCACCCGGGCCGTCGTGTGGAACACCGCCCGCGACATGGTCCGCGACGGCGAACTCGACCCCGCCACCTACATCGAGGCCGCCCGCACCCACCTCCCGCACGAGAGCGACCTCGCACTCCACCAGGGCGTCCTGACCTTCGCCAACACCCAGATCGCCGGCCGCTACCTCAGCCCCGAGGACCGCCCGGCCGCCCTCACCGCCCTCACCGCCCTGTGCCGCGACCTCATCCGCCGCACCGAGGACGGCAGCAACCCCGGCCTCCGCCTCGTCGCCGTACGCCACCTCATCGACGCCGCCACCCAGCCCGACGCCATCCAGGGCTGGCTCACCGACGGCACCGTCCCCGGCGGACCCGAACTCGACGCCGAACTGCGCTGGCGCGTCCTCACCCGCCTCGCCGTCCTCGGCGCCGTCGACGAGACGGCCATCGCCGCCGAACTGGACCAGGACCCCAGCGCCACCGGCCAGGAAGGCGCCGCCCGCTGCCGCGCCGCCCTGCCCACCCCCGAGGCCAAGGCGGCCGCCTGGCAGGCCATGTTCACCGACGACAGCCTCTCCAACTACCTCTTCATCGCGGTCGCGCAGGGCTTCTGGCAGCCCGAACAGGCCGAGCTCGTCAGCGCGTACGTGCCCCGCTACTACCCCGAGGCGACCCAGCTCGCCGTCCGCCGCGGGCCCGCCATCGCGGAGGCCGCCGGACGGTACGCCTTCCCCGCGTACGCCGTCGACGCGAACAGCCTCCACCTCGGCGAGCGGGCACTCACCGACCAGGCGCTGATCCCCGCGCTGCGCCGCAAGCTCACCGACCAGATCGACGATCTGCGCCGCGCCCTCGCCGTCCGCGAAGCCCACTGA
- a CDS encoding RNA polymerase sigma factor translates to MTHSTPARLREGDPAALAEAFREHADAVYRHALWSTGNWATAEDVVSLTYLEAWRSRERLRPEETDSLRPWLLGIATNVLRNTARSARRHRRALARTERTDTVPDFADEVTGRLADAEQLAAAEAALEGLRRTEREVFTLCVWGGLDYASAAEALGIPVGTVRSRLSRARAKLRDSVGHPAVRREGTRGASGRELPGGGGQVQHVDSILARTTQENPA, encoded by the coding sequence GTGACTCATTCAACCCCCGCCCGTCTCCGTGAAGGTGACCCGGCCGCGCTCGCAGAGGCGTTCCGGGAGCACGCGGACGCCGTGTACCGCCATGCCCTGTGGTCCACCGGCAACTGGGCCACGGCCGAGGACGTCGTCTCCCTCACCTACCTGGAGGCGTGGCGCTCGCGCGAGCGGCTGCGCCCGGAGGAGACCGACAGCCTCCGCCCGTGGCTGCTGGGCATCGCCACCAACGTGCTGCGCAACACGGCCCGTTCGGCCCGCCGGCACCGCAGGGCCCTGGCCCGGACGGAGCGCACGGACACCGTCCCGGACTTCGCGGATGAGGTGACCGGGAGGCTGGCGGACGCCGAACAGCTGGCGGCCGCCGAGGCAGCGCTGGAGGGGCTGCGGCGCACCGAGCGCGAGGTGTTCACCCTGTGCGTCTGGGGCGGGCTGGACTACGCGTCCGCCGCCGAGGCCCTGGGCATACCCGTCGGCACCGTGCGCTCCCGGCTGTCCCGCGCCCGCGCCAAGCTGCGCGACTCCGTGGGGCACCCGGCCGTCCGGCGCGAAGGCACCCGGGGCGCATCCGGCCGGGAACTCCCCGGAGGCGGCGGACAAGTACAGCACGTAGACAGCATTCTGGCCCGAACCACCCAGGAGAACCCCGCATGA
- a CDS encoding CU044_5270 family protein, whose product MNALFRHPSSRPAAEDRTELAALREMVPRPGDPRLSPARHAELEAHLMNEVTDTATTSGTAKSRTPFKTVKPRSAAGRPSPFGRLTPGRSMSLGVAAAVVAATVAGFAVTGSSGQTAVAAPAPLKVESSRATVPLTTVAKRAAALAGSHGAARRGTHRREWAMGMWDDGKHEPEQMPVIESRDRYNADGSGEAQDIEGGRVVHRTHLPAGSWEKSASYVSTPPTTVGGLADYLAKENPDTRGSAYWTVDSLEALLREWTPGPAQTAAIDGLLAEQPGLRAIGPVRDRAGRRGQAYAADFKGTVRWTIILDEHTGRILGTELSSIRTDPEMRLEPGDVEQYDAYLG is encoded by the coding sequence ATGAACGCCCTGTTCCGGCACCCGTCCTCCCGTCCGGCGGCCGAAGACCGCACCGAACTCGCCGCACTGCGTGAGATGGTCCCGCGGCCCGGCGACCCCCGGCTCTCGCCCGCCCGTCACGCGGAGCTCGAAGCGCACCTGATGAACGAGGTCACGGACACGGCCACCACGTCCGGCACCGCGAAGTCCCGCACGCCCTTCAAGACCGTCAAGCCCCGTTCCGCCGCCGGCCGCCCCTCGCCCTTCGGCCGGCTGACGCCCGGCCGGTCGATGTCGCTCGGGGTGGCCGCCGCCGTCGTCGCGGCGACGGTGGCCGGGTTCGCCGTCACCGGCAGCAGCGGTCAGACGGCCGTCGCCGCGCCCGCCCCGCTCAAGGTGGAGAGCTCCCGGGCCACCGTGCCGCTCACCACCGTCGCGAAGCGGGCCGCCGCTCTCGCCGGCTCCCATGGTGCCGCGCGCCGGGGGACCCACCGCCGGGAGTGGGCCATGGGGATGTGGGACGACGGCAAGCACGAGCCGGAGCAGATGCCGGTGATCGAGTCCCGCGACCGCTACAACGCCGACGGCAGCGGTGAGGCACAGGACATCGAGGGCGGCCGGGTCGTTCACCGCACGCACCTGCCGGCTGGTTCGTGGGAGAAGTCCGCCTCCTACGTGAGCACGCCCCCGACCACCGTCGGCGGCCTCGCCGACTACTTGGCGAAGGAGAACCCCGACACCCGCGGCAGCGCGTACTGGACGGTGGACTCCTTGGAGGCGCTGCTGCGCGAGTGGACGCCGGGCCCCGCCCAGACGGCCGCGATCGACGGCCTGCTCGCCGAGCAGCCCGGTCTGCGCGCGATCGGTCCGGTCAGGGACCGTGCGGGACGCCGGGGCCAGGCGTACGCCGCGGACTTCAAGGGGACGGTGCGGTGGACGATCATCCTCGACGAGCACACCGGACGCATCCTGGGCACGGAGCTCTCCAGCATCAGGACCGACCCGGAGATGCGGCTCGAGCCCGGTGACGTCGAGCAGTACGACGCCTACCTGGGCTGA
- a CDS encoding TetR/AcrR family transcriptional regulator, producing MAGRRRWSTEEILDAAAELLRTGDAESFSVRKLAAVLGTDSSSLYRHFRSKTELLRAVADRILLAAMDGYRPEGDWKQRITSLGLRLREAFGRQPQLASVWGRYASSGAGSRLVMEAVLQDLRASGLPDEEIPAHYHRLAVLISALVASEAGVSTITPQEYDQGMELFRVAVLGADPERFPALSHFAREVRPLGVDRREAFVELLGAQLAHVEAAAARPARGAAGPQPR from the coding sequence ATGGCAGGGAGAAGGCGCTGGTCGACCGAGGAGATCCTGGATGCGGCGGCGGAGTTGCTGCGCACCGGCGACGCGGAGTCGTTCAGTGTGCGCAAGCTGGCCGCGGTCCTCGGGACCGACTCCTCCAGCCTGTACCGGCACTTCCGCAGCAAGACCGAACTGCTGCGCGCGGTCGCTGACCGGATTCTCCTGGCCGCCATGGACGGCTACCGCCCCGAGGGCGACTGGAAGCAGCGCATCACCTCCCTCGGCCTGCGGCTGCGGGAGGCCTTCGGCCGGCAGCCGCAGCTCGCCTCGGTCTGGGGGCGCTACGCGTCGAGCGGCGCCGGTTCCCGGCTGGTGATGGAAGCGGTGCTGCAGGACCTGCGGGCGTCGGGCCTGCCCGACGAGGAGATCCCGGCGCACTATCACCGGCTCGCGGTCCTCATCTCCGCGCTGGTCGCCTCCGAGGCCGGGGTCAGCACGATCACCCCCCAGGAGTACGACCAGGGCATGGAGCTGTTCCGCGTCGCGGTGCTCGGCGCCGACCCGGAGCGCTTCCCCGCCCTGTCGCACTTCGCCCGCGAGGTCCGCCCGCTCGGGGTGGACCGCCGCGAGGCGTTCGTGGAACTGCTCGGCGCCCAGCTCGCCCACGTCGAGGCCGCGGCGGCCCGGCCCGCCCGAGGAGCCGCGGGGCCTCAGCCCAGGTAG
- a CDS encoding serine hydrolase, with the protein MTNTLDPAQLNAAIDNVHRAGMPGLFAEVRDGDRTWRGAAGTADTTTGRPATAGMRHRVGSVTKTFTAAAVLQQTENGRIGLDTPIGRYLPQLVPGERGEAITVRMLINHTSGLAEYLPYAYPSLKGFPDMANTGPQSLDDNRFTRFDPVELIEMGVRAPATGAPGSTPGIYSNTNYLLLGELLEHTTHTTAQQCITRNVIERAGLRNTAFPTGPHVDGPHSQLYESWFGMIDPPRDYSVYDMSWVGPAAGLISTVTDLNRFYGMLLAGKIVGPASLAQMQRTVPVVSQEGKTIEYGLGLYPTEAPGQATFWGHGGTVWGGGTLSVTRADGNRQLSLALNLQRWNALDPAGRPRPHPIDDALAALCRTAMYG; encoded by the coding sequence GTGACGAACACACTGGACCCCGCTCAACTGAACGCCGCCATCGACAACGTCCACCGCGCCGGAATGCCGGGCCTGTTCGCCGAAGTACGCGACGGCGACCGGACCTGGCGCGGAGCCGCCGGGACCGCCGACACCACCACCGGCCGCCCCGCCACCGCCGGCATGCGACACCGCGTCGGCAGCGTCACCAAGACCTTCACCGCCGCCGCCGTACTGCAACAGACCGAGAACGGCCGGATCGGCCTCGACACACCGATCGGCCGGTACCTTCCGCAGCTCGTTCCCGGGGAACGCGGTGAGGCCATCACCGTCCGCATGCTCATCAACCACACCAGCGGCCTCGCCGAGTACCTCCCCTACGCCTACCCCTCCCTCAAGGGGTTCCCCGACATGGCCAACACCGGGCCGCAGAGCCTGGACGACAACCGGTTCACCCGCTTCGACCCCGTCGAACTCATCGAAATGGGAGTCCGCGCACCCGCCACCGGAGCCCCGGGCAGCACACCGGGCATCTACTCCAACACCAACTACCTGCTCCTCGGCGAACTCCTGGAACACACCACCCACACCACGGCCCAGCAGTGCATCACCCGGAACGTCATCGAACGCGCCGGACTCCGCAACACCGCGTTCCCCACCGGACCGCACGTCGACGGCCCGCACTCACAGCTCTACGAGTCGTGGTTCGGCATGATCGACCCCCCGCGCGACTACAGCGTCTACGACATGTCCTGGGTGGGACCGGCGGCCGGACTGATATCGACCGTCACGGACCTCAACCGCTTCTACGGCATGCTGCTCGCCGGCAAGATCGTCGGCCCCGCATCCCTGGCCCAGATGCAACGCACCGTCCCGGTCGTCTCCCAGGAAGGAAAGACGATCGAGTACGGCCTCGGCCTGTACCCGACCGAGGCACCCGGCCAGGCCACCTTCTGGGGCCACGGCGGCACCGTATGGGGCGGCGGAACGCTGTCCGTGACCCGCGCCGACGGCAACCGCCAACTGTCCCTCGCGCTCAACCTCCAGCGGTGGAACGCCCTCGACCCCGCCGGCAGACCGCGCCCCCACCCCATCGACGACGCACTCGCGGCCCTGTGCCGCACAGCGATGTACGGCTGA